From a single Hippoglossus stenolepis isolate QCI-W04-F060 chromosome 2, HSTE1.2, whole genome shotgun sequence genomic region:
- the npb gene encoding neuropeptide B, which yields MERSVRFAVVCVGVSLLISCPPVEAWYKQSTGPSYYSVGRASGLLSGIRRSPYVRRAESEETQMESGETTGNNVIPETNRQISILKNMAICVKDVSPNLKSCELLRDGTGTFQCKADVFLTLDSLDCLSA from the exons ATGGAGAGGTCCGTCAGGTTTGCCGTGGTGTGCGTCGGAGTGTCCCTGCTCATCTCCTGCCCTCCAGTCGAAGCCTGGTATAAACAGTCGACCGGGCCCAGTTACTACTCGGTGGGTCGCGCCTCCGGTTTGCTGTCCGGTATCAGGAGGTCGCCATACGTCCGGAGGGCCGAGTCCGAGGAGACGCAGATGGAGAGCGGGGAGACGACGGGTAACAACGTGATCCCCGAGACCAACAGGCAGATCTCCATCCTCAAAAACATG GCCATCTGCGTAAAGGACGTCTCTCCAAACCTGAAGAGCTGCGAGCTGCTGCGGGACGGGACCGGCACCTTCCAGTGCAAGGCGGACGTCTTCCTCACCCTGGACTCCCTGGACTGTCTGTCCGCGTGA